AACAAAGCCGGATCTGTGCCTGCTGGCCGGCCGTTATACGCTCTTAGATCATGAACATGCCTTACAGCGTCTGATGCCAAAAGCTATTAAACAGAATGTGAAGATTGTGGCCGGGGGTCCTTACAACTCCGGGGTCCTTGCTGGAGGAAGTCATTTCGAATACCAAGAAGCTTCGCAGGAAACCCTAGAGAAAGTGGAAAAAATTAAAAATATTGCAGATCGGCACGGGATTAGCGTAAAGGCCGCGGCTCTGCAATTTACACTCGCTCATCCGGCTGTTACTGCCGCTATCCCAGGGGCCAGCCGCCCGGAGAGGATAAAAGAAGATCAGGACGCTTTAAACACGGAGGTTCCCGCAGCCTTCTGGCAGGAAATGCGTGAAAGAAAAGTTATAGCTCCTGATGCGCCGCTGCCCTTTAAAAAGTAATGAACAACAGGAACCCTCATTTGTTAGATGAGGGTTTTTTCTCCAGAATCCCAGCTTCATGATATGGAAGTCCGTAGTCAAAGTACCGTCCAATTGTTTTCGTGTTCCCTATTCTTAGGAAAGCCGGTTAATTCGGAATAGTCCATCTCTCTGCTTTATATTTAGTTCGGGGTAAAGAAAGTATAACTGCTTATCGGATTGGAGAAACTTAATGCCATAGTATGTATAAAAGTGCGGTATAATAAGGAAAAATGACATGTCTGTTTTTAATAATGGATCTGAGGTGACTTCCTAGTGCAGCAAAACCAAGATTTAATCATGATTGGAAAGAAGATTGAAGAAAGAAAGTACGAATTTGCCGATGCCATGAAGCAGGAGGAGAATGAAGCTCCTGAGAATCGTGAATTTCGCGCGGAGCTCTTTCAGCTTTTTGCAGACGGCCTGCAGAAAGGAAACGAAGCTACGAAGGACGAGGTGAACGCGTGGGGCGAACATATCGGCCGCCTGGCCATTGAACAAGGCGCTCAGTTGGATAATTCACTAAAAGGAACGATGGAATTTCGAGTCTACCTTTGGAATGCTCTCGAGGACATTACTAAGGAAGAGGATTTTTCCAAGGAAACGATCTTTAAAGTAGCGCGGAGCGTCGATCCGCTGCTCGACCACATTGTTTACGCGTTCAGCACCTCCTTTGTTCATTCGTATAAAGCCTCCTTAGAGAAAGCCCATCAGGAATTTTTGAATCTATCAGCCCCGGTGGTGCCTCTGTTAAATGGAGTGGCCGTAATGCCGATTATTGGAAGTGTGGATGAAAAACGAGCCTACTATATGATGGACACCACACTCAATGAAGCTATGAAGCAGCAGCTTTCCTATTTATTAATTGATCTATCAAGTGTCACGATGATCGACACACACGTTGCCAACAGCATCGCTAAGATCGTCACCTCCCTGGATTTACTCGGAGTGACTGCGATCTTAGCAGGCATTCGTCCGGAAGTGGCTCATACGATGGTGAGCTTAGGAATTGATTTCTCTGAGATTAAGACTTACAACTCCCTGCAGCAAGCTCTCTCCATTCATGTGTTCGGAAAAAGAGAATAGCACTAAAAAAGCGCTCCTTTCTGATTTGAAGAAGGAGCGCTTTTTTCATCAAACCGGTACCAGGTACGTGAGGACAGAATTCCGGTACCAGGTACCCAGAAAAATAAGAAAAAAACCCTGCGCAGGCAGGGTTTTGGTTAATCTCGTTCTTCCTCGGCATCCTTTTTCTCTTCGGCCGCTTCTTTCTTTTCTTCGGCTGCCTCTTTTTTCTCTTCCTCGGCTTCTTTCTTCTCTTCTTTGGATTCCTTTATCTTTTCGTAACGCTGGCGCTGGCGGTATCCATAAGTGGAAGACAGGACAACATCTTCATTCTCTAGGGCAGACCCGAGCGCGCCAATGATCGTTGAAACACTTGTCGCTGTCCATGCAATATAGAAGTAATTGACATACCCTGTACTGCCAGATAGCTGGGATTCCAGCATGCCTATTGGAATCAGGACAATAACTGCAACAGAGAACAAGAGGAACAATAAGACGTAATACAGACAAACGGTGACAAGGAGCGTAAAGAAAGTCGAGGCATTGTATAACTTCCTTAAATAATCATTCCCTCCACTATCGGACTTTCTTTCCCATAATCTGTGAGCCAGTATGATCCAGCCGACCATAGCCAAAATAGCAACGATCGAAAGCATGAACATCCGCCATATCCCGTAATTATTACTGAGCTGCCATAACGTCGGAAAAACAAGGGCGTAGGAACCAGTCGTAAAGGCGATAATGATCACCTTCATAAAAGCTGGAAACATCGCCCACGGACGGTTGGCCCGGACCATCCCTGTCAAAACTCTTAATGCTCCGCTGAACCGTGACTTCACGGTAAAGCGGACATCAATATTCGATTCATTCTCATCCGGTGTTTCCCGCTGAATAGGGGAAAGGCGTTCAAACGCCCGCTTCCCGACCAGTCTCGTAGAGCTTTTATTTTTCAGCTCTTCATGTTCGCCGTCGTCTTTGGACTGGATCCGCTGTTCGGCCTTCTCCCGGTCTTCGTCCGAGCTTCCATAATACATCTCATTCACTAATTGTAAAATTGATTCACGGACTCGTTTGAGCATAGGGGTGGACCCAAGTCCTGGAAGGCTGATCAAGGCAACATTTTCTTCTTCAAATGCCTCAGCTACAATCGGCCTTTTCCCTTTAAACAACGGCAGATCGGTAAGACAGATCGCAAAATCCCATTCTTCTTCCGCCTTTTTATCCATGGTGTCCCCCAGCACTTCCAAGGACTTTTCCGTCCCGCCTGTAAGAGGGTCCTCTATATAGTCCGAATGCCACTCATATTGATCATCCACATAATAACTGAGCAAATCGGGAAGTTGACTTTGCAGTTCTTTTCCTATTTTATTTGGATATCCCGGTGCTGTAATTAATCCTAGCGTTTTCTTTGATTTGCTCATATCTTCACCTCTTCTACCTCTCTCATATTATCTAATACTATATAACCATAATTTAATTCTTCTAAACTGGAATAGCGCGTAGCTGGTACCAGGTACCGGTAGAGAGAGCTTCGGTACCAGGTACCAGCAGACATCCCATCGGTACCAGGTACCCAGAAAAAAAAAACTTACTGGAGCAGGATTTTGAGGATGTGAAGGGAGCGCTGATAACAAGGGGAATGTTTGATTAGAAATCTTCCGGGAATACAATCAATAACAAACGATACTAGGAGTGTGAATATTTATGGCAGATAGAAACGGATTGAGTGATAAAGTGAAAGGAAACGTTAATAAAACAAAGGGAGAAGTTAGGGATCAAGTAGGAAATGCTAAAAACGATCCTGAAATGCAGTCAAAAGGAAAGAAAGATAGAGCCAAAGGAGATATGCAAAAAGGAATTGGGAATTTTAAAGACAAATTGTAGAAATAGAGAGCACCCCCTTGATTGTAAATAATCGAGGGGGTGTATTTATTTTAAGCAACGGTGAAGTTAAGAGAAGCGTTTTGAAATATTTGGCTAAAAGGTTAATAATAAGATAGAACCTATTTCTTTAAGGAGGTGGAAGGGTGATCCGTTTTGTTAAAAGTGAAGATTATTATGTTCTATCACCTTTGATTAATGAGTGGTGGGGCGGCAGAAACATGTCTCACCTGCTGCCAAAGCTGTTTTTTGATCATTTTAACAATACAAGTTTTATAGTAGAAGAAGATAACAAAGCAGTTGGTTTCTTAATCGGTTTTTTATCCCAGTCTAATAAAGAGGAAGCTTACATCCACTTCGTAGGCGTTCACCCGGAATACCGGAAGCATTATATCGGAAAACAGCTCTATCACGAATTTTATCGAGCCGTTAAAAGAGAGAATAGAAGCATTGTTAGAGCTGTGACTTCACCCGTTAACAAGACTTCCATTGCCTATCATACAAAGATGGGGTTTGAGATAAAAGAAGGGGATAAAGAAGTGGAGGGGGTTTCGGTGTATTCAGATTATGATGGACCCGGAAAAGACAGGATATTATTTATGAAAAATATTACATAAGGAACAATGTAATTACTCTGGAAGGAAACACGAAGAAAGCAGAAGTCCAACGATTTTGCGGAGCTAAAAATCCCTGGGTTCTAATTACACAGCCGTAATGATGAAGTGGTGCCATTTGCGCATTTCGAGTATTACTCTCATAAGCTTCCGCATGCCATGACCCGGAAATTTGAAAACTACGGCCACTTTTTTAGGGATGATCTTCCTGAACTTTTAGACGACGTCCAGTCATTACGCCGTTAAAAAAGAAGAGCAGAAGCTATTGACAGCCCTGCTCTCTGGATGTGCGCTTGAAAGTTGCCATCAGCCAAATCAGCTGCAGCCACACCAGCCCTGCAAATAATCCCGCAGCAACGTCCGTCGGGTAGTGAACACCAAGGTAAACTCTGGTCCACAGCACCGCTCCAATTATGGAAACCGTGAGGACAGCAGCCAACCCTTTTAGAAACGTGCTGTGTGTCAGATACAGCACGACAAGTAAAACAACTCCGTAAGTGAACGTGGCATACATAACATGTCCGCTTGGGAACGAAGCGAGGCTTGCATTAGTAAAAGCATCCACTGGCGGGCGCTCTCTATCGAAAAAGGCTTTTAAAGCATGATTAACCTCCCGCATGCCCCATAGGCCGACAAGAATCCAGATCAACATCCGGTATTTTTTCAAAAACAGTAGAATCAGAAGAAGCACGGCTCCTATTCTTGCACAAATCCAATAATCCCCAAAGTGTGTTAAGAAGAGGGCGGATTGCAAGGCCTCACCTTCCTGAGCCGTGCTGAACCACTCCACTGTCCGGTCGTCCCATTTTACTATGTAAGGTGTGCTTGCTTGAATAGCCCAGGCTAATAAAATAAAGAGAAGCGTACTGCCGGCCATAATACCAAGTGATCTCCTCATAACGAACCTCCTCCATGGATTCCTTACCTAGTTTTTAGCATATGGATTTTTTTATGCTTTAGAATCATCTTAGAAGGAGATCCTTAACTGATTCAGTATGGTTTGAAAAAAGGACTGCTGGCGGAAATGTGATTTTTCTGTGTGAGGCGTCCTTTAGAGTTAAGAATTGCTCCAAGGCAGATGGGGCATTTATTACAATGTACTAAGGAATGAGGAAGGTAAGGTGATCTAGAAATGAGTATACAAAGTAGTAAATCCATTTACATAATATCAGGTCCTTGTGGAGTGGGTAAGTCTACGATCACAAAAGCACTCGCGCAAGAGATGGAAGAGGCTGCTCTATTAGAAGGGGATGTCATTTATTCCATGCTTACTGTTGAGCTTTCGTGGGAGCGCCATTTAGAAATCGTATGGCAGAATATCCTTTCGCTTACGAGGAATTTCGTTGAAAACAACCTTAATGTCGTGATCGATTATGTCGTGGAAAGTGAGTTGGAGTGGTTTTGTAAGCAGCTGACGGAACTAAATGTTCACATCTATTATGTCGTTTTACGAGCAGATGAAGAGGTGCTAATGAAGCGGCTGAATAAACGAGGAGATCTTCAATTAGGGAAGCGTTCTTTACAATTATTAGAGGAACTGGAGGGGAAAAAGTCTAATCAGTCATTTCTCTATGATACAACGGACAAGCACCCATCGGAAATTGCCGAAGATTTAAGAAATCGTTTTAAACAGTTTAGAATTAATGGATAACGATTAAGTAACAGAGGGTGTAGCTTCTACTGCAAAATAAGAAACAGTTCTTTTTTAAAACTCGTACCAGCATTGTATTGAGTGCCGAACATTTCATATAGTCTTATATTGATTGGGGCGATTATCATTCTTGGAATATTCATCGTAGGTTGAACTTTTTAATGAAAACAGGGATACATATGCTTTTCGATTAACAGGAGAGGTAACGAACATCAGGAGTGGAAGTCGCTCTGTCATAGAGATTGAAGTTACCCAACATGAGATCAAAGGAGATTCACAATCTTTAAGAAGAAATTAAGGAGAGATTCTATGAGCAGAACCGTTATTTTTGATATGGATGGAACACTTTTTCAAACCAATACCATTCTCGAAATATCACTAGAAGATACATTTAATCACTTAAGATCCAACGGCCAATGGGAAGGGGAAACCCCGATTGAAAAGTACAGAGAAATCATGGGAGTACCTCTAGTTACGGTGTGGAAGAGCTTACTACCTGATCACTCCGAAGAAATAAGGCATGAAGCCGATGAATATTTCCTCGATCAATTGATTGCAAATATTAATAAGGGTAATGGCGAGTTATATCCGCATGCAATAGAAATGTTGAATAGCCTAAAGGAGAAGGGTTATTCCATTTTCATTGCCAGCAACGGGCTGCCCCAATACCTTGAGGCCATCGTTACTTATTACAGCTTGGACCAATGGGTGAAGGAGACGTTCAGTATTCAGTCCATCCCTACGTTGGATAAAGGAGATTTAGTGAAAAGTATTTTGGTGAAGTATGAAAAGGAAAATGCGGTTGTCGTAGGGGATCGATTATCCGATATTCATGCGGCAAAAACCAATCACTTAATGGCGGTAGGCTGTAATTTTGACTTCGCTGTGGAGGATGAACTCGCTCAGGCAGACAAGGTTATCGACGATTTAATTCAGCTGCAAACAGTACTGGACGGCCAACTAGCGGAGAGAAGCAGGCGAGCATGAAGATACGACGAGCAGCTGTAGAAGAGGCTGAATCCATAGCCAATCTTCAGGTGGATACGTGGAAAACCACCTAGAGGTTTCTGGCAAAGTACTGAGCGAATGTGTTTATGGGTGGAAGGATATAACGAAGATCATTTAAGCATATCGCTTCCCTATGATAACGAGAATAAAGAAGGCTCCCACTTAATCAAAGTGAGAGCCTTTTCTATTAAACTTGTAATTCAAATTGCTTCGAATACAAATGGGAATAGTTCCCCTCTTTTTCAAGCAGCTGCTCATGCGTACCCTGCTCTGTGATTTTTCCATCTGATAGGACGATAATTCTTTCGGCATTTCGAATTGTTGATAATCTATGGGCAATCACTAAAGTTGTACGGCCTTTGGCTAATAACTCCAGAGATTCCTTCACAATGCTTTCACTTTCGTTGTCTAGTGCACTGGTCGCTTCATCGAGAATGAGGACAGGCGGGTTTTTGAGGAAAACGCGGGCAATACTTAGGCGCTGTTTCTGACCTCCTGACAGTCTTACACCACGCTGCCCAATTTCAGAGTGATACCCTTGTGGCAAGCTAGTAATGAAATCATCCGCATTTGCTTGTTTAGCTGCTGCAATGACTTCCTCATCGCTGGCCTTTGGGCTGCCATATCGGATATTTTCCATGACAGTCCCTGAAAAAAGGTAAATATCCTGGTGGACAAAGCCAATGCTGCTTCTTAGATAGGCTAGGTCAATATCACGAATATTTTTACCATCCAGCAATATTTCACCCTCAACTGCTTCATAAAAACGAGGAATCAGAGAGCAGAGAGTCGTTTTCCCTGCACCGGATGGACCGACGAGTGCCACATATTCTCCAGGCTGAATCTGCAGAGACAAATCCTCAAAAACGTGACCCAAGTAGTCTTCGTAACCAAAAGTAACATTTTTAAATTCAATATGTCCTTTAATAGCTGGCAGCCTTTTTGCGCTTGGTTTGTTGTCAATCGCTGGTTTCGTATTCATGATTTCCATAAACCGCTGAAACCCCGTAATCCCTTCCTGAAACTGCATACTAATGTGAGTGAGACGCTGCATCGGTTCGACCATGAAACCAATGTATAACAGAAAAGTAATCAGGTCGGCTAAGTCCAGCGACGCATTAACAATTTGCACAGCGCCAAAGATGATCACTGTAATCGTAATTAATTGAATGAACGTTTCCATACCATTAAAAAAATAAGCTTCAGCCTTATACGTTCCCTTTCGGCTTTTAAGGAAGCGGTCATTCTCTCGATTGAATTTTTCGATTTCTAATGCCTCATTAGCAAAGGATTTAACGACACGTATGCCGGCCAGACTATCTTCGACCTGTGCGTTCACATCACCAATCCGTTCTTTATTGTTCGTTAATGCCCGGTTCAATTTCTTATTAAAATACAAAGAAAAGATCCCAAGGATGGGCAGGAAGCAGAAGACGGCAACGGTCAGAGGAGCATTGATAAAAAATAAAATAACGAATGCTCCAACAAAACGTACGAGATACTTGACGTAATCTTCCGGTCCATGGTGATAGAGTTCAGACAGCAGCAATAAGTCGTTGGTGATTCGAGTCATAAGCTGACCTGTTTTTTGCTTATCATAAAAGCTGAAAGGAAGCTTCTGCATATGGGAAAACAATTCACTTCGTAAATCACTTTCCATGCGGGCTCCAATTTCATGTCCCTTGTAATCTACAAAATAGTTCCCGATATTTTGTACGATCACTAACAGTAACATCAGACCGCCAATCCAAAAGACATCATGTAGTGCAGTGGATAGGCTGCCTTCAAGAACGTCCTTGGTAACGTAGCGGACAAGTAACGGAAATACCAAAGTTAGTGAGGAAACGATCATAGCACAAGCTAATACGGTAAGGAAAATTCTCAGGTACGGCTTATAATACGAAAGAAATTTATTAACTGGAAATTGCATAGTTTACCCCTTTATTGTGTTATTTAAATGAACACATATAAGGGGGACGACCGTTAAACGTTAAGAAGGCGTACCACCCTTATATGTTTGTACGGTTTTGATCGTGATATTTCTCATGTAAATAGCCTCCTTCTTATTAATTAAATTTATTGTAAACGTTTTCTTGGAAAAGGAAAAGTGAATTTAGAGATGTTTACGGGATCAGAAGGGGATTAGTAATAAATCTCGAACTTGTTTTATATACCAGTTTATAGGAAGTGAAGTAATTCTCATCATCCGAATATGAATAGGAGGGGCTATGAAGTGAAGGATTGGTTAATTTTAACTCTAGTCCTCGGAAGTATACTTACGGCTTGTTCAAACGATATCGAAAATAAGGGGAATGAAATTATCGTCCAAGAACGAATCGGAGAAACTGATCAATATATTGATCTAAGAAAAATAGATACCGTGGATCAAGTCGATCAGGTAAGGGATGAGATAAAAGACATGAAGTGGGAAAATGCAGTCGTAAGTATGAACCAGCCTGCGGATTTTAGATTTTACTTTCATGAAGAAAGTAAAGTTTCAGGACTAACGTATGAACTATGGATCGGTCCAAGCCTTGAGACAATAGAATTAGTGTATGAAAATAAATATGTTCAGCTGAATGAAGAAAAGTCATCGAAACTGTTTGAGATTCTTATTGGTGAATGGTCAGGGAGTTGAATATGAAAGAAAACAGAGATCACGGGTTTGAAGATATTTTTGAACTATTCAAAAGGTGTAAGTTTTCTAACTGTACCCACACAAATGAGCCGGCCTGCGCAGTTCAAGAAGCCATTTTAGAAGCGATTCTTTCAGAAGAACACTTCCATAATTATTATAGAGAGAAAAATGAGACAGAATATATTTCTAAACAAAAGAATAAAACGAAGGCCAGGGATTATATGAAACAGAGGAAACTCTTTCGCAAGCCCTAAAAAGGAGGAATTCAGGTGAAAGAGTTCTATAAAACATCGGATGGCTGTACTTTTCACGGATATGAAGCCGGTGACAAAAATCTTCC
This window of the Halobacillus sp. Marseille-Q1614 genome carries:
- a CDS encoding GNAT family N-acetyltransferase; this encodes MIRFVKSEDYYVLSPLINEWWGGRNMSHLLPKLFFDHFNNTSFIVEEDNKAVGFLIGFLSQSNKEEAYIHFVGVHPEYRKHYIGKQLYHEFYRAVKRENRSIVRAVTSPVNKTSIAYHTKMGFEIKEGDKEVEGVSVYSDYDGPGKDRILFMKNIT
- a CDS encoding ABC transporter ATP-binding protein, encoding MQFPVNKFLSYYKPYLRIFLTVLACAMIVSSLTLVFPLLVRYVTKDVLEGSLSTALHDVFWIGGLMLLLVIVQNIGNYFVDYKGHEIGARMESDLRSELFSHMQKLPFSFYDKQKTGQLMTRITNDLLLLSELYHHGPEDYVKYLVRFVGAFVILFFINAPLTVAVFCFLPILGIFSLYFNKKLNRALTNNKERIGDVNAQVEDSLAGIRVVKSFANEALEIEKFNRENDRFLKSRKGTYKAEAYFFNGMETFIQLITITVIIFGAVQIVNASLDLADLITFLLYIGFMVEPMQRLTHISMQFQEGITGFQRFMEIMNTKPAIDNKPSAKRLPAIKGHIEFKNVTFGYEDYLGHVFEDLSLQIQPGEYVALVGPSGAGKTTLCSLIPRFYEAVEGEILLDGKNIRDIDLAYLRSSIGFVHQDIYLFSGTVMENIRYGSPKASDEEVIAAAKQANADDFITSLPQGYHSEIGQRGVRLSGGQKQRLSIARVFLKNPPVLILDEATSALDNESESIVKESLELLAKGRTTLVIAHRLSTIRNAERIIVLSDGKITEQGTHEQLLEKEGNYSHLYSKQFELQV
- a CDS encoding CsbD family protein; this translates as MADRNGLSDKVKGNVNKTKGEVRDQVGNAKNDPEMQSKGKKDRAKGDMQKGIGNFKDKL
- a CDS encoding STAS domain-containing protein, translating into MQQNQDLIMIGKKIEERKYEFADAMKQEENEAPENREFRAELFQLFADGLQKGNEATKDEVNAWGEHIGRLAIEQGAQLDNSLKGTMEFRVYLWNALEDITKEEDFSKETIFKVARSVDPLLDHIVYAFSTSFVHSYKASLEKAHQEFLNLSAPVVPLLNGVAVMPIIGSVDEKRAYYMMDTTLNEAMKQQLSYLLIDLSSVTMIDTHVANSIAKIVTSLDLLGVTAILAGIRPEVAHTMVSLGIDFSEIKTYNSLQQALSIHVFGKRE
- a CDS encoding phosphatase PAP2 family protein gives rise to the protein MRRSLGIMAGSTLLFILLAWAIQASTPYIVKWDDRTVEWFSTAQEGEALQSALFLTHFGDYWICARIGAVLLLILLFLKKYRMLIWILVGLWGMREVNHALKAFFDRERPPVDAFTNASLASFPSGHVMYATFTYGVVLLVVLYLTHSTFLKGLAAVLTVSIIGAVLWTRVYLGVHYPTDVAAGLFAGLVWLQLIWLMATFKRTSREQGCQ
- a CDS encoding HAD hydrolase-like protein, with the protein product MSRTVIFDMDGTLFQTNTILEISLEDTFNHLRSNGQWEGETPIEKYREIMGVPLVTVWKSLLPDHSEEIRHEADEYFLDQLIANINKGNGELYPHAIEMLNSLKEKGYSIFIASNGLPQYLEAIVTYYSLDQWVKETFSIQSIPTLDKGDLVKSILVKYEKENAVVVGDRLSDIHAAKTNHLMAVGCNFDFAVEDELAQADKVIDDLIQLQTVLDGQLAERSRRA
- a CDS encoding AAA family ATPase, yielding MSIQSSKSIYIISGPCGVGKSTITKALAQEMEEAALLEGDVIYSMLTVELSWERHLEIVWQNILSLTRNFVENNLNVVIDYVVESELEWFCKQLTELNVHIYYVVLRADEEVLMKRLNKRGDLQLGKRSLQLLEELEGKKSNQSFLYDTTDKHPSEIAEDLRNRFKQFRING